Proteins from a single region of Allocatelliglobosispora scoriae:
- a CDS encoding lamin tail domain-containing protein, which translates to MRIFRLTMAVLVGVATVGLLSPAAHADAADIRINEVESSGGSPGDWVELTNIGTTAVSLSGWVVKDNDSSHTFTIGSGVSLAPGGYVALDVDPAFGLGSADSARLYQPGGSTLVDTYSWTSHASTTYGRCANGTGSFVTTTAATKGSANACPPPPPSAWPGGSAVANADTSGFFGTNLSGLSYEGTGVVWAVKNGPGRLYRLIPNGSLWQADTANGWSAGKTLRYANGSGDPDAEGVVVTPDGILVVTERNNDQSGTSLQKVLRFSAAGTATTLNATAEWNLTADLPSVAANSGLEGITWVPDATLTAAGFRDEHTGAAYDPNSYANHGSGLYFVAAEATGTVYAYALTQTGTGFTRVATIASGLAAVMDLEFDPATGRLWAACDDTCQGRAVTMVVNAQGRYAATTTYNRPTGMSNYNNEGFAIAPPAACSGGLKPVLWSDDGNTSSHALRSGTIAC; encoded by the coding sequence GTGCGTATCTTTCGGCTCACCATGGCGGTCCTCGTCGGGGTGGCGACTGTCGGACTGCTCAGCCCGGCGGCACACGCGGACGCCGCGGACATCCGCATCAACGAGGTCGAGTCCAGCGGTGGCAGCCCCGGCGACTGGGTGGAGCTGACCAACATCGGCACCACTGCGGTGAGCCTGTCCGGCTGGGTGGTGAAGGACAACGACAGCAGTCACACGTTCACGATCGGGTCGGGCGTGTCGCTGGCACCCGGCGGGTACGTCGCCCTCGACGTGGACCCGGCGTTCGGACTGGGAAGTGCCGACTCGGCGCGGCTCTACCAGCCCGGCGGCAGCACGCTGGTGGACACCTACTCCTGGACCAGCCACGCCTCCACCACCTATGGCCGGTGCGCCAACGGGACCGGTTCCTTCGTCACCACCACCGCGGCCACCAAGGGCTCGGCCAATGCCTGCCCGCCCCCGCCGCCCAGCGCGTGGCCGGGCGGCTCGGCCGTCGCCAACGCCGACACCAGCGGCTTCTTCGGCACCAACCTCAGCGGACTGTCCTATGAGGGCACCGGTGTGGTCTGGGCGGTGAAGAACGGTCCGGGCAGGCTCTACCGGCTCATACCCAACGGCTCGTTGTGGCAGGCGGACACCGCGAACGGCTGGTCGGCCGGCAAGACCCTGCGCTACGCCAACGGCTCCGGCGACCCGGACGCGGAGGGCGTGGTCGTCACCCCGGACGGGATCCTGGTGGTCACCGAGCGCAACAACGACCAGAGCGGCACCAGCCTGCAGAAGGTTCTGCGATTCAGCGCGGCCGGTACCGCGACCACGCTCAACGCCACGGCCGAGTGGAACCTCACCGCCGACCTGCCGTCGGTCGCGGCCAACAGCGGTCTCGAAGGGATCACCTGGGTCCCGGACGCGACTCTGACGGCGGCGGGCTTCCGGGACGAGCACACCGGTGCGGCCTACGACCCGAACTCCTACGCCAACCACGGCAGCGGGCTCTACTTCGTCGCCGCCGAGGCCACCGGCACCGTCTACGCGTACGCACTGACCCAGACGGGCACCGGCTTCACCCGGGTCGCCACGATCGCCAGCGGGCTCGCCGCCGTCATGGACCTGGAGTTCGACCCGGCCACCGGACGGCTCTGGGCCGCCTGCGACGACACCTGCCAGGGACGCGCGGTCACCATGGTCGTCAACGCGCAGGGCCGGTACGCCGCCACCACGACCTACAACCGGCCGACCGGGATGTCGAACTACAACAACGAAGGTTTCGCCATCGCTCCCCCGGCGGCCTGCTCCGGCGGCCTGAAGCCGGTGCTGTGGTCGGACGACGGCAACACCAGCAGCCACGCCCTGCGCAGCGGAACCATCGCCTGCTGA
- a CDS encoding TIGR03617 family F420-dependent LLM class oxidoreductase, which translates to MLVDFGADIAATPFQVEAAAVAAEAAGYDGLGVPETRHDVFTGLTLAARATERITLQSSIAVAFARNPMTVAMQANDVQLLSGGRFQLGLGSQVQAHIERRFGMPWSRPAARMEEFIAAVRAIWRTWSTGDRLHFKGAFYTHTLMTEFFNPGPNPHGNPPILLAAVGERMAEVAGRVADGVLCHSFTTPAYLAEHTVPAVRKGRGGSLDGFTFCLPVLAVLGADERERAIAEAAIRQQIAFYGSTPSYRPVLDQHGWGDLGERLNLLSRQGAWKEMGAAIDDPVLSTFAVSGNAAQVAAGLRERFGATVGRISLYTPYPVDPALTAEVMRLLREA; encoded by the coding sequence ATGCTCGTCGACTTCGGCGCCGACATCGCGGCGACGCCGTTCCAGGTGGAGGCCGCTGCCGTGGCCGCCGAGGCGGCGGGCTACGACGGGCTCGGCGTGCCCGAGACCCGCCACGACGTCTTCACCGGGCTGACCCTGGCCGCCCGCGCCACCGAGCGGATCACGCTGCAGTCGTCGATCGCCGTCGCGTTCGCCCGCAACCCGATGACGGTCGCGATGCAGGCCAACGACGTGCAGCTCCTCTCCGGCGGCCGGTTCCAGCTCGGCCTCGGCTCGCAGGTGCAGGCCCACATCGAGCGCCGCTTCGGCATGCCCTGGAGCCGGCCGGCCGCGCGGATGGAGGAGTTCATCGCCGCCGTCCGGGCGATCTGGCGGACCTGGTCGACCGGCGACCGGCTGCACTTCAAGGGTGCGTTCTACACCCATACGCTGATGACGGAGTTCTTCAACCCGGGCCCCAACCCGCACGGCAACCCGCCGATCCTGCTGGCGGCGGTCGGCGAGCGGATGGCCGAGGTCGCGGGGCGGGTCGCCGACGGCGTGCTGTGCCACAGCTTCACCACCCCGGCTTACCTGGCCGAGCACACGGTGCCCGCGGTCAGGAAGGGCCGGGGCGGTTCGCTCGACGGGTTCACGTTCTGCCTGCCGGTGCTGGCGGTGCTCGGCGCCGACGAGCGGGAGCGGGCCATCGCGGAGGCGGCGATCCGGCAGCAGATCGCGTTCTACGGCTCGACCCCGTCCTACCGGCCGGTGCTGGACCAGCACGGCTGGGGCGACCTGGGTGAGCGGCTCAACCTGCTGTCGCGGCAGGGCGCCTGGAAGGAGATGGGTGCCGCGATCGACGACCCGGTGCTGTCGACCTTCGCCGTCAGCGGGAATGCCGCGCAGGTCGCCGCCGGGCTGCGGGAGCGGTTCGGCGCGACGGTCGGCCGGATCTCGCTCTACACGCCCTACCCGGTCGACCCGGCTCTGACCGCCGAGGTGATGCGGCTGCTGAGGGAAGCATGA
- a CDS encoding aminotransferase class I/II-fold pyridoxal phosphate-dependent enzyme: MPSLFDKCNRFTTARDLQNAGTYPYFRPISESADTVVVIDGEERIMMGSNNYLGLTHHPEVLGAAREALRRYGSGSTGSRLLNGTLDLHGELERELAAFLGKDDCLVFSTGYQANLGLISTLVGRGDLVLLDKLDHASLLDGAKLSYGEARRFRHGDLGELAARLSQVADGTGVLIAVDGVFSMDGDIADLPGLAALARRHGAALAVDDAHALGVLGPQGQGTAGHYGMTGEVDLIVGTFSKALGSIGGYIAGDEHVVHFLRHQSRPLMFTASLPAVNTAGVLAALRVLRREPERRAALWRNTARLRDGLRAAGFDLGATRTPIIPVLTGTPEATYRMWSRLFEAGVFTNPVVPPAVAAAGCRLRMTVTATHTDEQLDHVLDVFVRLSRELLTGPEGLDGRDAADIEHSGVRTRPAPGMQ; the protein is encoded by the coding sequence GTGCCTTCCCTCTTCGACAAGTGCAACCGTTTCACCACCGCTCGGGACCTGCAGAACGCGGGCACCTACCCCTACTTCCGCCCGATCTCGGAGTCCGCCGACACCGTCGTCGTCATCGACGGCGAGGAGCGGATCATGATGGGCTCCAACAACTACCTCGGCCTCACCCACCACCCGGAGGTGCTGGGTGCCGCCCGGGAGGCCCTGCGGCGCTACGGCTCCGGCAGCACCGGCAGCCGCCTGCTCAACGGCACCCTGGACCTGCACGGGGAGCTCGAACGGGAACTCGCCGCCTTCCTCGGCAAGGACGACTGCCTCGTCTTCTCCACCGGATACCAGGCCAACCTGGGCCTCATCTCGACCCTGGTCGGGCGCGGCGACCTGGTCCTGCTCGACAAGCTCGACCACGCCTCGCTGCTCGACGGCGCGAAGCTCTCCTACGGCGAGGCGCGCAGGTTCCGCCACGGCGACCTCGGGGAGCTGGCGGCCCGGTTGTCGCAGGTCGCCGACGGCACCGGGGTCCTGATCGCGGTCGACGGTGTCTTCTCCATGGACGGTGACATCGCCGACCTGCCCGGCCTCGCCGCGCTCGCCCGGCGGCACGGCGCGGCGCTCGCGGTCGACGACGCCCACGCCCTCGGCGTCCTCGGCCCGCAGGGACAGGGAACCGCCGGGCACTACGGGATGACCGGCGAGGTCGACCTCATCGTCGGGACCTTCTCCAAGGCGCTCGGCTCGATCGGCGGCTACATCGCCGGAGACGAGCACGTCGTCCACTTCCTGCGCCACCAGTCGCGGCCGCTGATGTTCACCGCGTCGCTGCCCGCGGTCAACACCGCCGGAGTCCTCGCCGCCCTGCGGGTGCTGCGGCGCGAGCCCGAACGCCGGGCGGCGCTGTGGCGCAACACCGCGCGGCTGCGCGACGGGCTGCGGGCGGCCGGGTTCGACCTCGGTGCGACCCGGACGCCGATCATCCCGGTGCTCACCGGCACTCCGGAGGCGACCTACCGGATGTGGTCGCGGCTCTTCGAGGCCGGTGTCTTCACCAACCCGGTCGTGCCGCCCGCGGTCGCCGCCGCCGGGTGCCGGTTGCGGATGACGGTGACGGCGACCCACACCGACGAGCAGCTCGACCACGTGCTGGACGTATTCGTCCGGCTCAGCCGGGAGCTACTCACCGGGCCCGAGGGGCTGGACGGTCGCGATGCGGCTGACATTGAACATTCTGGTGTCCGCACGCGTCCGGCACCAGGCATGCAGTGA
- a CDS encoding helicase C-terminal domain-containing protein has translation MIDAMVMRDLGEHGLTGLLQRRPDALTAPVPLSLTELAERLSTPRSVVGALQRLNRPTLQVAEAIAALGGEADPITLRHLLGRPDPAALQDAIASLVDHGLLRTGDRPVLMPIVRDAFGKPLGLGISVQEALARRTSEELRGFARGLRVTAAPRKAETLAAVTAALCDAAHVRAVVADAPEAVRDLLHHVALTGEDVDFIDLGFYGGRRPEQPERWAMECGLLVRTDWGYELTMPAEVALALRGETYTAPFDAVQPQVARVAVDPATIARAAAASGSSLVRHAAALLGEADRAPLTTLKSGGLGVREIRRLVKLMGCADHEALLCLDLAEGAGLLARAEAGVAPTAAYDEWLRSEPAARLTVLVEAWWRLPFVPLQPSDDPLDAPVLRSALLGEAALVPSSAVKDPAPLIASMIWQRPAAFGPGFTPEHALATWREASLLGLIGADAVSPAGHALLGGGNVATTIGDIGSSQRIARLQADLSAIVAGTPAPELTELLDLTADPETRGTASTWRFSPGSVRRALDAGHTAAELLDRLAAISPDGLPQPLTYLLNDVARRHGNVRAIAAGCCLRSDETALLAEIAADRRLRKLGLRLIAPTVLTSTVSLAETIAALRDAGYSPVAESADGQPVVEVRTTVRSATVAAQPKPRTAPADSVADPVTVAKALLAAPDMSTAKPTPTFAALRANSRQLSDAEVRVLAHVVENRLPVTIGYVDGNGSSSLRVIEEIELHGGSLHAWCRTRADTRMFNVSRIATVQPLGPGE, from the coding sequence ATGATCGACGCCATGGTGATGCGCGACCTCGGCGAGCACGGCCTCACCGGCCTGCTCCAGCGGCGCCCCGATGCCCTGACCGCGCCCGTTCCCCTGTCGTTGACCGAGCTCGCCGAGCGGCTGTCGACCCCCCGGTCGGTGGTCGGCGCCCTGCAGCGGCTCAACCGGCCGACCCTGCAGGTCGCCGAGGCGATCGCGGCACTCGGCGGCGAAGCGGACCCGATCACGCTGCGGCACCTGCTCGGCAGGCCCGATCCGGCCGCTCTCCAAGACGCGATCGCGTCCCTTGTCGACCATGGGCTGCTGCGGACAGGTGATCGCCCGGTGCTGATGCCGATCGTCCGGGATGCCTTCGGCAAGCCCCTCGGACTGGGCATCTCCGTGCAGGAGGCGCTGGCTCGGCGTACCAGCGAGGAATTGCGGGGTTTCGCGCGCGGCCTGCGCGTCACGGCGGCGCCGCGCAAGGCCGAGACCCTCGCGGCCGTGACCGCCGCACTCTGCGACGCCGCGCACGTCCGGGCCGTCGTCGCCGACGCACCGGAGGCGGTGCGCGATCTGCTGCACCACGTCGCCCTGACCGGCGAGGACGTCGACTTCATCGACCTCGGCTTCTACGGCGGGCGGCGGCCGGAGCAGCCCGAACGCTGGGCGATGGAGTGCGGCCTGCTCGTTCGGACGGACTGGGGATACGAGCTGACCATGCCGGCCGAGGTGGCGCTGGCGCTGCGCGGTGAGACCTATACCGCGCCCTTCGACGCGGTCCAGCCGCAGGTCGCCCGCGTCGCGGTCGACCCGGCCACGATCGCGCGGGCCGCCGCCGCGAGCGGATCATCGCTGGTACGCCATGCGGCCGCCCTGCTCGGCGAGGCAGACCGGGCGCCCCTGACCACGCTCAAGTCCGGTGGCCTCGGTGTCCGGGAGATCCGGCGGCTCGTCAAGCTCATGGGCTGCGCCGACCACGAGGCGCTCCTGTGCCTGGACCTCGCCGAGGGCGCCGGTCTGCTCGCCCGGGCCGAGGCGGGGGTGGCACCGACCGCCGCTTACGACGAGTGGCTGCGCAGCGAGCCCGCAGCTCGGCTCACCGTGCTCGTCGAAGCCTGGTGGCGGCTGCCCTTCGTGCCGCTGCAGCCGTCCGACGACCCGCTGGACGCCCCGGTGCTGCGGTCCGCGCTGCTGGGCGAGGCGGCCCTCGTACCGTCGAGTGCGGTCAAGGATCCGGCGCCGCTGATCGCCTCGATGATCTGGCAGCGGCCCGCCGCCTTCGGTCCCGGGTTCACTCCCGAGCACGCGCTCGCCACGTGGCGCGAAGCGTCACTGCTCGGCCTCATCGGTGCCGACGCGGTCAGCCCGGCCGGGCACGCCCTGCTCGGCGGCGGGAACGTCGCCACGACGATCGGGGATATCGGCAGCTCGCAGCGCATCGCCCGGCTGCAGGCCGACCTCAGCGCCATCGTCGCCGGAACCCCGGCACCCGAGCTCACCGAACTGCTCGATCTCACCGCGGATCCGGAGACCCGCGGCACCGCGAGCACCTGGCGTTTCAGCCCGGGCAGCGTCCGCCGCGCACTCGACGCCGGGCATACCGCCGCCGAACTCCTCGACCGGCTCGCCGCGATCTCCCCCGACGGGCTGCCGCAGCCGCTGACCTACCTGCTCAACGACGTCGCGCGCCGCCACGGCAACGTCCGGGCGATCGCTGCCGGATGCTGCCTGCGCAGCGACGAGACCGCACTGCTCGCCGAGATCGCGGCCGACCGCCGCCTGCGCAAACTCGGCCTGCGCCTGATCGCCCCCACCGTCCTGACGTCAACCGTCTCCCTCGCGGAGACCATCGCGGCTCTCCGGGACGCCGGTTATTCCCCCGTCGCCGAGTCCGCCGACGGCCAGCCCGTCGTGGAGGTCCGCACCACCGTCCGCAGCGCCACGGTCGCTGCCCAGCCCAAGCCCCGCACCGCTCCTGCGGACTCGGTGGCGGATCCGGTGACGGTTGCGAAGGCTCTGCTCGCGGCACCGGACATGAGTACGGCCAAGCCGACCCCGACCTTCGCCGCGCTCCGCGCGAATTCCCGGCAGCTCAGCGACGCCGAGGTGCGGGTGCTCGCCCATGTGGTCGAGAACAGGTTGCCCGTCACCATCGGGTATGTCGACGGAAACGGCAGCAGCAGCCTGCGCGTCATCGAGGAGATCGAGCTCCACGGCGGGTCACTGCATGCCTGGTGCCGGACGCGTGCGGACACCAGAATGTTCAATGTCAGCCGCATCGCGACCGTCCAGCCCCTCGGGCCCGGTGAGTAG
- a CDS encoding sel1 repeat family protein: MNKSIGAGTAETEQWARRATQDGDAEAAFLLGRHHVNQPWTTHDEAVAWFERAAQGSDPEMLWRITEAYLEAEDPAAREWLRRAASSMGDPQGVAVDPDTFHLQLDDDGTSIEGQEWSVKVRSDDRRAVLRALGTAEDRMFLVDENGQEHADEDAFFAAQEARPEDDALFTPDDVGVNADDGDPELYLDCQDAPMPMMARTLIRIIIEELRAAGVDRATLYTPSTS, from the coding sequence ATGAACAAATCGATCGGGGCGGGGACGGCCGAGACCGAGCAGTGGGCCCGCCGTGCCACCCAGGACGGCGACGCCGAGGCTGCGTTCCTCCTCGGCCGCCACCACGTGAACCAGCCGTGGACCACACACGACGAGGCCGTCGCCTGGTTCGAGCGCGCCGCTCAGGGCTCGGACCCGGAGATGCTCTGGCGCATCACGGAGGCATACCTCGAGGCCGAGGATCCCGCGGCCCGCGAGTGGCTGCGCCGCGCGGCGAGCTCGATGGGAGACCCGCAGGGCGTCGCCGTCGACCCGGACACCTTCCACCTCCAGCTCGACGACGACGGCACCTCCATCGAAGGCCAGGAATGGTCGGTCAAGGTCCGGTCCGACGACCGGCGGGCGGTCCTCCGCGCCCTCGGCACCGCCGAGGACCGCATGTTCTTGGTCGACGAGAACGGACAGGAGCACGCGGACGAGGACGCATTCTTCGCAGCGCAGGAGGCTAGACCGGAGGACGACGCCCTCTTCACACCCGACGACGTCGGCGTGAATGCCGACGACGGCGATCCCGAGCTCTACCTCGACTGCCAGGACGCGCCGATGCCGATGATGGCCCGCACGCTGATCCGGATCATCATCGAGGAGCTGCGCGCCGCCGGAGTCGACCGGGCCACCCTCTACACCCCGTCCACTTCCTGA
- a CDS encoding transglutaminase-like domain-containing protein produces the protein MTSPTRSDLAYYAQQSPITDPGPHAPRLAALPGDIPAVRDATRELIHYYWADGGIAEHGFAPERIAEIDLRYSSAIFSRAFELADVPLTTPRPTLQRVVGCCRDAAVTFVSIARQVGIPARVRTGFATYLIGGWKMDHVIAEAWDAREQRWRRVDAQLEDGFADPTDGEVIDPLDVATDRFISSSQAWLAARAGEIHPNLFIVAPDVDTPGTSGRQFLVHNLLTELAALNKREMLCWDSWGIFDEAADGLTAARERELDDLARAMLDPGTPVADLAARYDRPGYRVPRSVLSFSHATPVPVTVELPDWVDP, from the coding sequence ATGACCAGTCCGACCCGGTCCGACCTCGCCTACTACGCCCAGCAGAGCCCGATCACCGACCCCGGCCCGCACGCGCCACGGCTCGCCGCGCTCCCGGGCGACATCCCTGCGGTACGCGACGCGACCCGCGAGCTGATCCACTACTACTGGGCCGACGGCGGGATCGCCGAGCACGGGTTCGCGCCGGAGCGGATCGCCGAGATCGATCTGCGCTACTCGTCGGCGATCTTCTCCCGCGCGTTCGAGCTGGCCGATGTGCCCCTGACGACGCCCCGCCCGACTCTGCAGCGGGTCGTCGGCTGCTGCCGGGACGCCGCGGTCACCTTCGTCTCCATCGCCCGCCAGGTCGGGATCCCCGCACGGGTCCGGACCGGTTTCGCGACGTACCTCATCGGCGGTTGGAAGATGGACCACGTCATCGCGGAGGCGTGGGACGCCCGTGAGCAGCGCTGGCGCAGGGTGGACGCGCAGCTCGAGGACGGCTTCGCCGACCCCACCGACGGCGAGGTGATCGACCCCCTCGACGTGGCGACCGACCGGTTCATCTCCTCGTCGCAGGCCTGGCTCGCCGCGCGGGCCGGGGAGATCCACCCGAACCTCTTCATCGTCGCGCCCGATGTGGACACTCCCGGTACCAGCGGCCGGCAGTTCCTCGTGCACAACCTGCTGACCGAACTCGCCGCCCTCAACAAGCGCGAGATGCTCTGCTGGGACTCGTGGGGGATCTTCGACGAGGCCGCCGACGGCCTCACGGCCGCGCGCGAGCGCGAGCTCGACGACCTGGCCAGGGCGATGCTCGATCCGGGTACGCCGGTGGCCGACCTCGCCGCCCGCTACGACCGGCCCGGCTACCGGGTGCCCCGCAGCGTGCTGAGCTTCAGCCACGCCACCCCGGTCCCCGTGACGGTCGAGCTGCCCGACTGGGTCGATCCGTAG
- a CDS encoding lytic polysaccharide monooxygenase auxiliary activity family 9 protein yields MPTSNARRLRIALYAMIMAVVAASTLTTVLADVADAHGNIVAPASRNYGCWQRWGSDFQNPAMATQDPMCWQAWQTETNAMWNWNGLFREGVAGNHQGAIPDGQLCSAGLTQGGRYRAMDTVGDWKAQSIGNSFSVKLFDQASHGADYIAVYVTKQGYNPLTQPLGWGNLELLGHVGNTPASQWTPETGGVSIQVPTTAPGRTGRHIVYTIWQASHLDQSYYFCSDVNFGGPTPSVSPSASRSPSPSVSPSRSTSPSPSVSPSRSTPPPTPSVSPVPGGCAATYSLVGQWPGGFQGEIKVTAGSAAITKWTVTASWTNGQKITSGWGALVTVSGTVATAKNETYNGALAAGASTTFGFLGSATTSTNGAPTLTCAPV; encoded by the coding sequence ATGCCCACCTCAAACGCCCGACGATTGCGGATCGCCCTCTACGCCATGATCATGGCGGTCGTCGCGGCCTCGACACTCACCACGGTGCTGGCGGATGTCGCCGACGCCCACGGCAACATCGTGGCCCCCGCATCCCGCAACTACGGTTGCTGGCAGCGCTGGGGCAGCGACTTCCAGAACCCGGCGATGGCCACCCAGGACCCGATGTGCTGGCAGGCCTGGCAGACCGAGACCAACGCGATGTGGAACTGGAACGGCCTGTTCCGCGAGGGTGTCGCGGGCAACCACCAGGGCGCCATCCCCGACGGCCAGCTGTGCAGCGCCGGCCTGACCCAGGGCGGTCGCTACCGGGCGATGGACACCGTCGGCGACTGGAAGGCCCAGTCGATCGGCAACAGCTTCAGCGTCAAGCTCTTCGACCAGGCCAGCCACGGTGCGGACTACATCGCCGTCTACGTCACCAAGCAGGGCTACAACCCCCTCACCCAACCGCTGGGCTGGGGCAACCTGGAGCTGCTCGGGCACGTCGGCAACACTCCGGCCTCGCAGTGGACCCCCGAGACCGGCGGTGTCTCCATCCAGGTCCCCACCACCGCGCCGGGGCGCACCGGCCGCCACATCGTCTACACGATCTGGCAGGCCAGCCACCTGGACCAGTCGTACTACTTCTGCAGCGACGTGAACTTCGGCGGTCCGACCCCGTCCGTGTCGCCGTCCGCGTCGCGCTCGCCGAGCCCGTCGGTGTCGCCCAGCCGGTCGACCTCACCGAGCCCCTCGGTGTCGCCGAGCCGGTCGACCCCGCCGCCGACGCCGTCCGTGTCTCCGGTCCCGGGCGGCTGCGCTGCCACCTACTCGCTGGTCGGCCAGTGGCCCGGCGGTTTCCAGGGCGAGATCAAGGTGACCGCGGGCTCCGCTGCGATCACCAAGTGGACCGTCACCGCGAGCTGGACCAACGGCCAGAAGATCACTAGCGGCTGGGGCGCGCTCGTCACCGTGAGCGGCACGGTCGCCACGGCGAAGAACGAGACCTACAACGGCGCTCTCGCGGCCGGGGCGAGCACGACATTCGGCTTCCTCGGCAGCGCCACCACCAGCACCAATGGAGCACCGACCCTGACCTGCGCACCGGTCTAG
- a CDS encoding DUF1801 domain-containing protein, with product MSYVVDPRVDAYIGRLSAWQQEICQRVRELVHAADPEVVETIKRTDKPYFVLDGNVCALLAAKDHVNVFVYDGAIVPDPEGIITAGHDNKTARTVAFRQGETINAPALTAMLKQIIANNRAGGWRKLKS from the coding sequence ATGAGTTACGTCGTCGATCCCCGAGTGGACGCATACATCGGGCGGCTGTCGGCCTGGCAGCAGGAGATCTGCCAGCGGGTCCGGGAGCTGGTCCACGCGGCGGACCCGGAGGTCGTCGAGACGATCAAGCGCACCGACAAGCCGTACTTCGTGCTCGACGGCAACGTCTGCGCGCTGCTCGCGGCGAAGGACCACGTCAACGTCTTCGTCTACGACGGCGCCATCGTGCCCGATCCGGAGGGGATCATCACGGCCGGGCACGACAACAAGACCGCACGCACCGTCGCGTTCCGCCAGGGCGAGACGATCAACGCGCCCGCCCTGACGGCGATGCTCAAGCAGATCATCGCCAACAACCGGGCCGGTGGCTGGCGCAAACTAAAGTCCTAA
- a CDS encoding ABC transporter substrate-binding protein encodes MALLAGVAACGTPGGPEEEATRPIRLGLLVPQTGVGSYVGQSMIDYVTMAADEINGSGGVRGRRLEIVVKDTATDARTTTTAARDLVRVADVIFGPFTGIELSPALKIATEAQKLLFFPTEGSSLLPQCTDVLVGLGQLDSQQNGPWIPHLIKTYGSKVYFVGTDFEYPRFVLDNLKETLAANGGELVGADFYPFATGDFSTSLRKAQSTGADVVFTVVTGNDFFTFANQYKQFGVKAQFASPGMDELRAHELAGVLPGAETNQAWVASLTTAESSQFVQRANDRFGGKAAFAQIGESLYTGVHAYKAAVEAAGTTETGAVRTALRGVTVANAPQGTATFVKFGGWTQLVTNSIIAKVTPGGSLEIVEVLGPQQPRDTGEVPTGCGG; translated from the coding sequence ATGGCGCTGCTGGCGGGCGTTGCCGCCTGCGGTACCCCGGGTGGTCCGGAGGAGGAGGCCACGAGGCCGATCCGCCTCGGGCTGCTGGTGCCGCAGACGGGTGTCGGCTCCTACGTCGGCCAGTCGATGATCGATTACGTCACGATGGCCGCCGACGAGATCAACGGCTCCGGTGGCGTACGCGGACGAAGGCTTGAGATCGTGGTGAAGGACACCGCGACCGACGCGCGGACGACGACCACCGCGGCCCGGGACCTGGTCCGCGTCGCCGACGTCATCTTCGGTCCCTTCACCGGGATCGAGCTGTCCCCCGCGCTGAAGATCGCCACCGAGGCCCAGAAGCTGCTCTTCTTCCCCACCGAGGGTTCGTCGCTGCTGCCGCAGTGCACCGACGTGCTCGTCGGCCTCGGCCAGCTCGACAGCCAGCAGAACGGGCCCTGGATCCCGCACCTGATCAAAACGTACGGCTCGAAGGTCTACTTCGTCGGGACCGACTTCGAATACCCGCGCTTCGTCCTGGACAACCTGAAGGAGACCCTCGCGGCGAACGGCGGCGAGCTCGTCGGAGCCGACTTCTACCCCTTCGCGACCGGAGACTTCTCCACATCGCTGCGCAAGGCGCAGTCCACCGGTGCCGATGTCGTCTTCACGGTCGTCACGGGCAACGACTTCTTCACCTTCGCCAATCAGTACAAGCAGTTCGGCGTGAAGGCCCAGTTCGCCTCCCCCGGCATGGACGAGCTGCGCGCCCACGAGCTCGCCGGGGTGCTGCCCGGCGCCGAGACCAACCAGGCCTGGGTCGCGAGCCTCACCACCGCCGAGAGCAGCCAGTTCGTCCAGCGCGCCAACGATCGCTTCGGCGGCAAGGCCGCGTTCGCGCAGATCGGCGAGTCGCTCTACACCGGCGTCCACGCCTACAAGGCGGCGGTGGAGGCGGCCGGGACGACGGAGACCGGGGCGGTCCGCACGGCGCTGCGCGGGGTGACCGTCGCGAACGCGCCGCAGGGCACGGCCACGTTCGTGAAGTTCGGCGGCTGGACCCAGCTCGTCACCAACAGCATCATCGCGAAGGTGACGCCCGGCGGCAGCCTGGAGATCGTCGAGGTGCTCGGGCCGCAGCAGCCCCGCGACACCGGCGAGGTCCCGACGGGCTGCGGCGGTTAG